One genomic window of Corynebacterium diphtheriae includes the following:
- the rsmA gene encoding 16S rRNA (adenine(1518)-N(6)/adenine(1519)-N(6))-dimethyltransferase RsmA, whose product MEDQASAQLLGPVEIRQLAEKLDVTPTKKLGQNFVHDPNTVRMIVSAADLNSDDHVIEVGPGLGSLTLALLDTAQKVTAVEIDPRLAQQLPLTVAERAGQFADRLNLIHKDALTVAPDDIDHPTALVANLPYNVSVPVLLHLLQIFPTIRRVLVMVQAEVADRLAADPGNKVYGVPSVKASFYGNVRRAGSIGKNVFWPAPKIESGLVRIDVFDPEHQPWPVTDDMRKAVFPLIDSAFAQRRKTLRAALSGHFGSGQAAEEALRAAGIDPILRGEKLDIADFVRLARVTAAQEQA is encoded by the coding sequence ATGGAAGATCAGGCATCTGCGCAGTTATTGGGACCGGTGGAAATTCGTCAGTTGGCGGAAAAGCTCGACGTTACTCCCACCAAAAAACTGGGACAAAACTTTGTCCACGATCCAAACACGGTCAGAATGATCGTTTCTGCAGCCGACCTTAACTCCGATGATCATGTCATCGAAGTGGGGCCAGGCCTTGGATCCTTAACTCTTGCCTTGCTCGATACGGCTCAAAAAGTCACCGCGGTCGAAATTGATCCCCGCCTTGCACAGCAGCTACCACTGACTGTCGCAGAACGCGCCGGCCAGTTTGCTGACCGACTCAATCTGATCCACAAAGACGCCCTTACTGTTGCGCCGGATGACATCGATCACCCGACAGCCCTAGTGGCAAACCTGCCCTATAACGTGTCGGTGCCGGTGCTGCTTCACCTATTGCAGATTTTCCCTACCATTCGCCGCGTGCTGGTGATGGTGCAAGCGGAAGTGGCAGATCGTCTTGCCGCAGACCCCGGCAACAAGGTTTATGGCGTTCCGAGCGTAAAAGCCTCCTTCTACGGAAACGTCCGTCGCGCTGGTTCCATCGGAAAGAACGTCTTTTGGCCAGCACCCAAGATCGAATCCGGCCTAGTTCGCATCGATGTCTTTGATCCTGAACACCAACCGTGGCCAGTGACCGATGACATGCGTAAAGCTGTGTTCCCGCTGATCGACTCAGCCTTTGCACAACGACGCAAGACTCTTCGTGCAGCACTCAGCGGGCACTTTGGCTCAGGGCAGGCTGCAGAGGAAGCGCTGCGCGCCGCGGGAATCGACCCCATCCTCCGTGGGGAAAAACTCGATATTGCTGACTTCGTTCGTCTTGCCCGCGTCACCGCCGCCCAGGAGCAGGCATGA
- a CDS encoding TatD family hydrolase — protein MSKKKPRPIPVPADTIPGLIDAHTHIASCGATEQDEVDAFVQRALAAGVERICTVGDGLAEAEFALQAAQMNSRVFAACAIHPTRARELDQAARNRLTEMAHDPRCVAIGETGIDTYWITHDPDNTADLETQEEALRWHIDLAVATGKALMIHNREGDDHLMRILEDSPQPPETILHCFSSPIDVAKQALDRGYVLSFAGNVTFKRNEELREAARIAPISQLLIETDAPYMTPEPFRGARNESALIGHTALCVASSRGESVADCVAGISATFDRVYGVGTSFGA, from the coding sequence ATGTCAAAAAAGAAGCCTCGTCCGATTCCTGTTCCAGCCGATACCATTCCAGGGCTTATCGACGCCCACACACACATCGCCTCGTGTGGTGCAACGGAACAGGATGAAGTAGATGCTTTCGTGCAACGAGCTCTTGCTGCCGGTGTTGAGCGAATCTGTACCGTAGGCGACGGTCTGGCGGAGGCTGAATTTGCGCTTCAAGCAGCGCAGATGAATTCTCGTGTGTTTGCGGCATGCGCTATCCATCCAACACGCGCTCGTGAGCTTGATCAAGCAGCCCGTAACCGGTTGACTGAGATGGCCCATGATCCGCGCTGTGTTGCAATTGGAGAAACCGGTATTGATACCTACTGGATTACTCACGACCCCGACAACACCGCTGATCTTGAAACTCAAGAAGAAGCTTTGCGATGGCACATTGATCTAGCCGTTGCCACTGGTAAAGCCTTGATGATTCACAATCGTGAGGGCGATGACCACCTCATGCGTATTCTTGAGGATTCGCCTCAGCCGCCAGAAACTATCCTGCACTGTTTTTCCTCACCGATTGATGTGGCGAAGCAAGCCCTTGATCGTGGATATGTGTTGAGTTTTGCTGGCAACGTGACTTTCAAACGTAACGAGGAGCTACGTGAGGCTGCGCGGATAGCTCCTATTTCACAGTTGCTGATTGAAACTGACGCTCCTTACATGACTCCCGAGCCTTTTCGAGGTGCACGCAATGAGTCGGCATTGATTGGGCATACAGCGTTGTGCGTTGCTTCCTCCCGTGGGGAATCGGTGGCTGACTGCGTTGCGGGAATATCTGCGACATTTGATCGTGTGTATGGTGTGGGCACCTCATTTGGGGCCTGA
- the rsmI gene encoding 16S rRNA (cytidine(1402)-2'-O)-methyltransferase, with protein MTDQPIIDYRFLEPLPRGIILAATPLGNIGDASPRLAQALAQAHVVAAEDTRRTRALAQALGVEITGQVLSNFDHNEQGRAQQLVEMARTHTVVVVTDAGMPIVSDPGFPLVEAAHKAGVPVTCFPGPSAVPTALALSGLHVGKFAFDGFAPRKQGQRRAWLESLQQEQRAVCFFESPHRIAATLADAAEVLGAKRRAAVARELTKTFEEVRRGGLGELAEWAAMGIKGEISVVIEGVQHVQHEDVHSLVTVVEERVLAGERLKSACGEVAAHYGVSKKQLYDAVLESRAE; from the coding sequence ATGACTGACCAGCCCATTATTGACTACCGCTTCCTAGAGCCCCTGCCGCGTGGCATTATTTTGGCGGCGACTCCGCTAGGAAATATTGGTGATGCCTCGCCACGCTTGGCTCAAGCATTAGCTCAAGCGCATGTGGTCGCAGCTGAGGACACTCGACGCACGCGTGCTCTCGCTCAGGCGTTGGGCGTGGAAATTACAGGTCAGGTGCTCAGCAACTTTGATCACAATGAGCAAGGTCGTGCGCAGCAACTTGTCGAGATGGCACGAACACACACCGTTGTTGTAGTGACTGATGCCGGTATGCCTATCGTGTCGGATCCTGGATTCCCGTTGGTGGAAGCAGCACATAAGGCAGGTGTTCCAGTGACATGTTTCCCCGGACCTTCTGCGGTGCCGACCGCTTTGGCGTTGTCGGGGCTTCATGTAGGAAAATTCGCCTTTGATGGATTCGCGCCTCGTAAGCAGGGGCAGCGGCGTGCTTGGTTGGAATCTTTGCAACAAGAGCAACGTGCGGTGTGCTTTTTTGAATCGCCTCATCGGATTGCGGCAACGCTTGCCGACGCCGCCGAGGTGCTCGGTGCGAAGCGTCGTGCGGCCGTAGCGCGTGAGCTCACAAAAACCTTTGAGGAGGTTCGCCGCGGTGGGCTAGGAGAGCTTGCCGAGTGGGCGGCAATGGGAATAAAGGGGGAGATTAGCGTTGTGATCGAGGGAGTACAACATGTGCAGCATGAAGATGTACACTCCTTGGTTACAGTAGTGGAAGAGCGTGTTTTGGCAGGTGAAAGGCTAAAATCTGCGTGTGGTGAAGTTGCTGCCCACTATGGGGTGAGCAAGAAACAACTGTATGATGCCGTCCTCGAATCACGTGCTGAGTAG
- a CDS encoding resuscitation-promoting factor, producing MGNRQKAKINKGASSRAVPMRIVAGGVIASLAVGGVTAQQLKKDITVDLNGEHISLATFSRDVDGVLKQAGVNVGEKDLVYPAPSETVADNDTVTVRTSKQVSVVIDGVKKDVTTNAITVEELFSQLNDVPAALSSASLNVEKGARIPAEGMSLDVVTPKIISLTTGDKTVFTQIAAATVADVLKERGIDVDTDDVVMPALDTAVSKDMNIKVDKVDSREEKITEKFDEPATYIDDAEQLEGEETLVTPGTQGERTVTRRIVTVNGAETANEVVNEEIITPGVAATIKRGTKKPTTASAAAVASGSVWDQIAQCESGGNWSINTGNGFTGGLQFVDSTWLGLGGGVYAPQAYLATREQQIAIAEKVLAAQGWGAWPACTAKLGLR from the coding sequence GTGGGCAACCGTCAAAAAGCCAAAATTAACAAGGGTGCGTCTTCTCGTGCCGTACCAATGCGTATTGTGGCAGGCGGTGTCATCGCTAGTTTGGCTGTTGGCGGCGTGACAGCACAGCAATTGAAAAAAGACATCACGGTGGATCTTAACGGCGAGCATATCAGCTTGGCGACGTTCTCCCGTGACGTTGACGGCGTGCTCAAGCAAGCAGGCGTCAACGTTGGCGAAAAGGATTTGGTCTATCCTGCTCCTAGTGAGACAGTAGCGGATAACGACACAGTGACTGTTCGTACGTCCAAGCAGGTTTCCGTGGTCATTGACGGCGTTAAAAAGGACGTGACCACTAACGCCATTACGGTCGAAGAACTATTTAGCCAACTCAATGACGTTCCAGCAGCGTTAAGCTCGGCAAGTCTCAATGTAGAAAAAGGCGCGCGAATTCCTGCCGAAGGTATGTCGTTGGACGTTGTGACGCCGAAGATTATTTCCCTGACCACAGGGGATAAAACAGTATTTACTCAGATCGCTGCTGCAACCGTAGCGGATGTGCTCAAAGAGCGCGGCATTGATGTGGATACAGACGACGTCGTTATGCCTGCCTTGGATACCGCGGTGTCGAAAGACATGAACATCAAGGTGGACAAGGTTGACTCCCGTGAGGAGAAAATTACCGAGAAGTTCGATGAGCCAGCAACCTACATTGATGATGCTGAACAGCTAGAAGGGGAGGAAACCCTCGTTACCCCTGGCACACAGGGTGAGCGCACTGTTACTCGCAGGATCGTCACTGTCAATGGTGCTGAAACGGCCAACGAAGTAGTTAATGAGGAAATAATTACTCCTGGTGTTGCTGCAACGATTAAGCGCGGCACCAAAAAGCCCACCACTGCGTCGGCAGCTGCAGTAGCAAGTGGTTCTGTTTGGGATCAGATCGCACAATGTGAATCGGGCGGTAACTGGTCGATCAACACCGGCAACGGCTTTACCGGTGGCCTACAATTCGTTGATTCAACGTGGCTCGGCCTAGGCGGTGGCGTGTATGCACCACAAGCGTACTTGGCTACCCGCGAGCAGCAGATCGCCATCGCAGAAAAAGTGCTGGCAGCACAGGGCTGGGGTGCTTGGCCGGCATGTACAGCAAAGCTCGGATTGCGCTAG
- a CDS encoding dolichyl-phosphate-mannose--protein mannosyltransferase, with the protein MGKLPNTPFHHQPSLRWTPKPRRLNRVTSHSAPDTAKDQPRSRLTAAWTRRRRYAPRFPSAAHPHAPHALQWSRYDTISTAIITIAAFLMRAIGITSATSAHTPVFDEKHYVPQAWDMVESWINPITGGIESNPGYGLVVHPPLAKQLIAYGEALFGYTPLGWRAVTALCGTLTIVAIMALTRRLTLSSRAATLAGIIALFDGVLLVTSRFGMLDIIQVLFIVTAAWTLCRDHQQVYARMYNAWSQKLLDTDLGPRIGFRWWRFATGVLLGCAVSVKWSGLYYIMFFGILAVALDAWRRRIFGARNATLGMLLKDAFPAFASLVLVPLAVYTWSWRAWFASETSVFRHAVATGDVADNSILRLFPDAVASWLYYHAEVLEFHASLTSSSGHSHPWDSKPWSWLAATRPILYYSSTDISCAFGSCRRMIYLFGTPAIWWLTVPVVCWALWEMIIRRRAEYLIPWVSFMAGFLPWLASYDRQMYFFYATALVPFTIVMLAITLNHLMDAGAYRRLRPAAFWKGRVFPTGRILAICYLAVVIAMFFYFSPLLYGFVIPDAWFNAMMWLPSWR; encoded by the coding sequence GTGGGGAAACTCCCCAACACCCCCTTCCATCACCAACCGAGTCTTCGTTGGACACCCAAACCTCGTAGACTAAACCGCGTGACTTCTCATTCGGCTCCGGATACCGCCAAGGACCAACCACGCAGTCGCCTCACAGCAGCATGGACTAGGAGGCGTCGATACGCGCCCCGCTTCCCCAGCGCCGCCCACCCGCACGCACCTCACGCGCTGCAATGGTCGCGATACGACACCATCTCGACCGCGATCATCACCATCGCAGCATTTCTCATGCGCGCCATCGGAATTACCTCAGCGACCTCCGCGCATACCCCCGTGTTCGACGAGAAACACTATGTGCCACAAGCCTGGGACATGGTCGAATCATGGATCAACCCCATTACCGGTGGCATCGAATCCAACCCAGGCTACGGGCTGGTCGTCCATCCCCCGCTCGCCAAGCAACTCATCGCCTATGGTGAAGCACTATTTGGATACACCCCCCTTGGCTGGCGCGCGGTGACCGCTCTGTGCGGCACCCTGACCATCGTGGCCATCATGGCGCTTACCCGACGCCTAACTTTATCTTCACGAGCAGCAACCCTCGCCGGTATCATCGCGCTTTTCGACGGCGTCCTCCTAGTCACATCCCGATTCGGAATGCTCGACATCATCCAAGTGCTCTTCATTGTCACCGCCGCTTGGACGCTATGCCGCGACCACCAGCAAGTCTATGCCCGCATGTATAACGCATGGTCACAGAAGCTACTCGACACCGATCTGGGGCCTCGAATCGGTTTTCGTTGGTGGCGTTTCGCCACGGGAGTGCTCCTCGGCTGCGCGGTATCCGTGAAATGGTCCGGACTGTACTACATCATGTTCTTCGGAATCCTAGCCGTAGCCCTCGACGCATGGCGACGTCGTATTTTCGGTGCTCGTAACGCCACGCTGGGCATGCTACTCAAGGATGCATTCCCCGCCTTTGCTTCCCTCGTTCTCGTTCCGCTGGCCGTATATACGTGGAGTTGGCGCGCATGGTTTGCTTCAGAAACCTCTGTATTTAGACATGCTGTTGCCACCGGAGATGTAGCGGACAACAGTATTCTTCGGCTATTCCCAGACGCAGTAGCAAGCTGGCTTTACTATCACGCTGAAGTCTTAGAATTTCACGCCTCATTGACATCGTCCTCGGGGCACAGCCATCCGTGGGATTCCAAACCATGGTCCTGGCTTGCCGCTACCCGCCCGATCCTCTACTACTCCAGCACGGATATTTCTTGTGCGTTTGGCTCGTGCCGACGCATGATTTACCTCTTTGGCACTCCTGCGATTTGGTGGCTCACAGTACCTGTAGTGTGCTGGGCACTGTGGGAAATGATCATTCGCCGCCGCGCAGAATATCTCATCCCATGGGTAAGCTTCATGGCTGGTTTTTTGCCGTGGCTAGCAAGTTACGACCGCCAAATGTACTTCTTCTACGCGACTGCGCTCGTCCCGTTCACCATCGTCATGCTGGCTATAACGCTTAACCACCTCATGGACGCAGGAGCGTATCGACGCCTCCGCCCAGCCGCATTCTGGAAAGGCCGAGTGTTCCCCACGGGGAGAATTCTTGCCATCTGCTATCTCGCCGTCGTGATCGCAATGTTCTTTTACTTCTCGCCACTGCTGTATGGATTTGTTATTCCAGACGCATGGTTTAACGCCATGATGTGGCTACCAAGCTGGCGTTAA
- a CDS encoding membrane protein, which translates to MLKKTITIAMAFVGIVIGAGFATGQEVLQYFVSFGMMGIFGAALSAVIMTVTGMASIQLGSYFLANDHGSVLRRISHPIVARILDVAVLTTLFATGVVMLAGSGSNLNQQFGWPAWAGSLLMLVLVMVAGLLDVDKLTAVIGSITPLIIIFVIVAIVYALSTSSADIDTLNQAAATINSATPHWALASLNYVGLALMMGVSMAIIIGGNNVDPRAAGLGGLTGGVIYGVMLTFTALALYRVADKVAADDVPMLTIINEIHPILGTVMSLVIVGMIFNTALGMFYAFAKRATSSRRALFYPVYLIASALGFAASFLGFKKLVGVVYPALGYLGILLVVVVAVAWLRGFAKIRDERARRDKIHNLIKRKLDPTKRFSSKQQRQLDRLTRESNLKPSELKETIREEVVEELAGAADGDDVDAVIDEAAGITTTYEPIEFEDTTVSVEDTSLGLPSHARPMSELEDLTTFEEDIAEEAATNTPADKPAAKQ; encoded by the coding sequence ATGCTCAAAAAAACAATTACTATCGCGATGGCGTTCGTCGGAATTGTTATCGGCGCCGGCTTCGCCACCGGCCAAGAGGTACTCCAGTACTTCGTGTCCTTCGGAATGATGGGCATTTTTGGCGCGGCGCTATCGGCAGTGATTATGACCGTTACCGGTATGGCATCTATCCAGCTGGGGTCGTACTTCCTAGCTAACGATCACGGCTCGGTGTTGCGTCGAATCTCGCACCCTATTGTGGCGCGTATTCTCGACGTCGCTGTTTTGACCACCCTATTTGCTACGGGCGTGGTTATGCTCGCAGGTTCTGGTTCGAACCTCAACCAGCAGTTCGGTTGGCCGGCGTGGGCGGGCTCATTGCTCATGCTGGTGCTCGTGATGGTCGCGGGGCTTCTCGACGTAGACAAGCTCACTGCTGTTATCGGATCGATTACACCGCTTATCATTATCTTTGTCATCGTCGCGATTGTGTACGCTTTGAGCACCAGCAGCGCTGACATCGATACTCTTAACCAAGCTGCGGCAACGATTAACTCCGCGACCCCACACTGGGCGCTAGCATCTCTTAACTACGTTGGTTTGGCTCTTATGATGGGTGTCTCTATGGCGATCATCATCGGTGGCAACAATGTTGACCCTCGTGCCGCTGGCCTAGGCGGACTTACCGGTGGCGTGATCTACGGTGTGATGCTGACCTTCACCGCGTTAGCTCTTTACCGAGTTGCCGACAAGGTAGCTGCTGACGATGTGCCTATGCTGACCATCATTAACGAGATCCACCCAATTTTGGGCACCGTGATGTCGCTCGTTATCGTGGGCATGATTTTTAACACGGCGTTGGGCATGTTTTACGCCTTTGCTAAGCGTGCTACTTCCTCACGGAGGGCGCTGTTTTACCCTGTATATTTGATCGCTTCTGCGTTGGGCTTTGCGGCGTCATTCCTCGGCTTTAAAAAGCTGGTGGGCGTGGTTTACCCGGCACTGGGTTACCTCGGTATTTTGCTTGTTGTTGTGGTTGCTGTGGCATGGTTGCGTGGCTTTGCCAAGATTCGTGACGAGCGTGCTCGCCGCGACAAAATCCATAACCTCATCAAGCGTAAACTGGATCCTACGAAGCGTTTTAGCTCGAAACAGCAGCGTCAGCTTGATCGTTTGACGCGTGAATCTAACCTCAAGCCAAGTGAGCTGAAAGAAACGATCCGTGAGGAAGTCGTGGAAGAACTTGCAGGTGCTGCAGATGGTGATGATGTCGACGCAGTAATCGATGAGGCTGCCGGTATCACCACAACCTACGAGCCGATCGAGTTTGAAGATACGACCGTCAGCGTGGAAGATACTTCGCTTGGTCTGCCATCGCATGCGCGTCCTATGTCGGAGCTCGAAGACCTCACTACTTTTGAAGAAGACATAGCTGAGGAGGCTGCTACTAACACACCAGCTGATAAACCGGCGGCGAAGCAGTAA
- a CDS encoding BCCT family transporter: MTDSHNNPSRDEELRNSEVSRPEFSTDPSSGSSESTALESTTSSAPVVSATAELAAMIEGEGLIAEATAAPEKEITFEGEDDNAGVDWKVTAPAMVIVLAVVAWGILGTTSFASFAASSLGYIVDSFGWAFIFFTTVFLIFAIAIALSNFGTIKLGRNDEAPEFSTTSWIAMMFAAGMGIGLMFYGASEPLSNYLNGVPGHDPRSVGHAMSTTLLHWTLHPWAIYGIFGLAIAYSTFRLGRRQLLSSAFIPLIGEHGAKGWIGRIVDILAIIATIFGTACSLGVGATQISAGLDAAGVVKDPGMSTVLAIVSVLTLAFLLSAMSGVGKGIQYVSNANMVLAALLAIFVFVLGPTVTILNLIPGSLGAYLSNFFEMVGRTAESADGSAGEWLGSWTIFYWAWWISWSPFVGMFLARISRGRTIREFLFGVMLVPAAVSVVWFAIFGGTAIHFEQEGRSIYGDGSAEYQLFELLHALPGGKIAGVVAVILLATFFITSADSASTVMGSMSQNGQTDANKYVSAAWGLLVALIGMTMLVSGGDDVLSNLQNITIIAASPFLVVIVILMFAVLKDLRNDEIYLDYREQQRFASRLARERRIHLEHEKRKKAREKRRNAKEHKEHKVRVPRAGKGDHLRHRR, translated from the coding sequence ATGACCGATTCGCACAATAATCCCTCACGGGATGAGGAGCTTCGCAACAGTGAGGTCTCTCGTCCCGAGTTCAGTACGGATCCCTCGTCCGGATCCAGTGAGAGCACGGCACTGGAATCGACAACCTCGTCAGCACCTGTCGTCAGCGCAACGGCAGAGCTTGCCGCCATGATCGAGGGCGAAGGACTTATCGCTGAGGCAACCGCAGCACCGGAAAAAGAAATTACTTTCGAAGGTGAAGATGACAACGCAGGAGTGGACTGGAAAGTCACAGCCCCTGCCATGGTGATTGTTCTCGCTGTTGTCGCGTGGGGAATCCTCGGAACGACAAGCTTTGCCTCCTTTGCGGCATCCTCACTGGGTTACATTGTGGATAGCTTCGGCTGGGCATTTATTTTCTTTACTACTGTGTTCTTGATCTTCGCCATTGCTATTGCATTGAGCAACTTTGGCACAATCAAGCTCGGACGCAATGATGAAGCCCCTGAGTTTTCCACCACGTCGTGGATCGCCATGATGTTTGCTGCCGGCATGGGCATTGGTTTGATGTTCTACGGAGCATCCGAACCACTGAGCAATTACCTCAACGGCGTTCCAGGACATGACCCACGCTCCGTGGGGCATGCCATGAGCACCACCTTGCTGCACTGGACGCTGCACCCATGGGCAATTTATGGCATTTTTGGCCTTGCTATTGCATATAGCACGTTCCGCTTGGGACGTCGTCAGCTATTGAGCTCGGCGTTTATCCCACTGATCGGTGAACACGGAGCAAAAGGATGGATCGGCCGCATTGTCGATATTTTGGCGATTATTGCCACCATCTTCGGTACTGCTTGTTCACTGGGCGTCGGTGCTACCCAGATCAGCGCTGGTCTTGATGCCGCAGGTGTGGTGAAAGATCCAGGAATGAGCACGGTTTTGGCCATCGTGTCGGTATTAACCTTGGCCTTCTTGTTGTCGGCAATGTCTGGCGTAGGCAAAGGCATTCAGTACGTATCTAATGCCAACATGGTCCTTGCGGCACTCTTGGCAATTTTCGTATTCGTTTTGGGACCGACCGTCACCATCTTGAACCTGATCCCAGGCTCGCTGGGCGCATACCTATCCAACTTCTTTGAGATGGTCGGCCGTACTGCAGAATCTGCCGATGGATCGGCAGGAGAGTGGCTGGGCAGCTGGACCATCTTCTACTGGGCATGGTGGATCTCGTGGAGCCCATTTGTGGGCATGTTCTTAGCGCGTATTTCACGTGGCCGTACGATTCGTGAATTCCTGTTCGGCGTCATGCTTGTACCGGCAGCGGTGTCTGTTGTTTGGTTCGCCATCTTTGGTGGCACTGCTATTCACTTCGAACAAGAGGGTCGCTCTATCTACGGCGACGGCTCTGCTGAATACCAGCTCTTCGAACTGTTGCATGCACTGCCAGGTGGCAAGATTGCCGGTGTCGTTGCTGTGATTTTGTTGGCTACCTTCTTTATTACCTCTGCCGATTCGGCTTCCACGGTGATGGGATCCATGAGCCAAAATGGTCAAACAGATGCGAATAAATATGTGTCGGCTGCGTGGGGTCTGTTGGTTGCCTTGATCGGTATGACCATGTTGGTTTCTGGTGGCGACGATGTTTTGAGCAACCTGCAAAATATCACCATCATTGCTGCAAGTCCGTTCCTGGTGGTGATCGTCATTTTGATGTTTGCCGTGTTGAAAGACCTCAGAAACGATGAGATCTACTTGGATTACCGTGAGCAGCAGCGCTTTGCTTCACGTTTGGCTCGTGAACGTCGTATCCACTTGGAGCACGAGAAGCGGAAGAAGGCCCGTGAGAAGCGTCGTAACGCGAAGGAGCACAAAGAGCACAAGGTTCGCGTGCCACGTGCTGGAAAGGGTGACCACCTACGGCACCGTCGATAA
- the metG gene encoding methionine--tRNA ligase, whose amino-acid sequence MNNRVLVSVAWPYANGPRHIGHVAGFGVPSDVFARYQRMSGAEVLMVSGTDEHGTPLLVQADKEGVSVKELADRYNRQIVEDLAGLGLSYDLFTRTTTRNHYAVVQDLFKGLYENGYMIKETTMGAVSPSTGRTLPDRYIEGTCPICGASGARGDQCDNCGNQLDPADLINPVSKINGETPKFIETEHFLLDLPALADALAAWLKDRKDWRPNVLKFSLNLLEDLRPRAMSRDIDWGIPIPVEGWQDNGAKKLYVWFDAVVGYLSASIEWAYRTGDPEAWKKWWNDPESSGYYFMGKDNITFHSQIWPAELLGYQGKGAKGGSVHSLGELNLPTEVVSSEFLTMSGSKFSSSKGIVIYVKDFLKEFGADPLRYFIAVAGPENNDTDFTWDEFVRRVNNELANGWGNLVNRTVSMAYKNFGEVPTPGELTESDKKILAQAEEAFGVVGEALAHSRFKQGITHAMHIVGEANAYIAEQEPWKLAKDESQRERLATVLWTALQVVSDCNVLLTPYLPHIAQQVHETLGRDGVWAAKPQIVEVTDDMPVEPIGVGIPEAGQTYPVIMGDYVAQQARWARIDVQPSTALSKPKPLIAKLDPELGETGPEWAPVNP is encoded by the coding sequence ATGAATAACCGTGTTCTCGTTTCTGTTGCTTGGCCTTATGCCAACGGTCCGCGCCATATCGGCCATGTGGCGGGCTTTGGTGTTCCTTCTGATGTGTTCGCTCGCTACCAGCGAATGTCGGGCGCAGAGGTGCTGATGGTTTCAGGCACGGACGAGCACGGCACTCCATTGTTGGTACAGGCAGATAAAGAAGGCGTTTCAGTCAAGGAGCTTGCTGACCGCTACAACCGGCAGATCGTTGAAGACCTCGCTGGTCTAGGGTTGTCCTACGATCTGTTCACCCGTACCACCACTCGTAATCACTACGCTGTCGTGCAGGACTTGTTCAAGGGCTTGTATGAAAACGGCTACATGATCAAAGAGACAACGATGGGTGCAGTTTCGCCATCAACAGGTAGGACGTTGCCGGACCGCTACATTGAAGGAACCTGTCCTATTTGTGGGGCTTCAGGAGCTCGTGGCGATCAGTGCGATAACTGTGGTAACCAGCTTGATCCAGCGGATTTGATCAATCCTGTATCGAAGATCAACGGTGAAACACCAAAGTTCATTGAAACGGAGCATTTCCTTCTCGATCTTCCTGCTCTTGCGGATGCACTGGCTGCGTGGTTGAAGGATCGCAAAGACTGGCGCCCCAACGTTTTGAAGTTCTCGCTGAATCTGCTGGAGGACCTGCGTCCTCGTGCTATGAGCCGTGACATCGACTGGGGTATTCCGATTCCTGTCGAGGGCTGGCAGGACAACGGAGCAAAGAAACTCTACGTGTGGTTTGACGCAGTGGTGGGTTACCTATCTGCTTCCATTGAGTGGGCTTATCGCACTGGCGATCCTGAGGCATGGAAGAAGTGGTGGAACGATCCGGAGTCCTCTGGTTACTACTTCATGGGCAAGGACAACATCACGTTCCACTCCCAAATTTGGCCTGCTGAGCTCTTGGGCTACCAAGGCAAGGGAGCTAAAGGTGGTTCGGTCCACAGCTTGGGTGAGCTGAACCTTCCCACAGAGGTTGTGTCTTCGGAGTTCCTGACGATGTCGGGCTCGAAATTCTCCTCATCCAAGGGCATTGTCATTTACGTCAAGGACTTCCTCAAGGAATTCGGCGCTGATCCGCTGCGTTACTTCATCGCCGTTGCGGGACCGGAAAACAACGACACGGACTTCACGTGGGATGAGTTTGTCCGCCGCGTGAACAACGAGCTTGCTAACGGTTGGGGCAACCTGGTTAACCGTACGGTTTCGATGGCGTATAAGAACTTCGGTGAGGTTCCAACACCTGGTGAGCTGACGGAATCAGATAAGAAGATTCTCGCTCAGGCCGAGGAAGCCTTTGGTGTTGTTGGTGAGGCGCTGGCACATTCTCGCTTTAAGCAGGGCATTACGCACGCTATGCATATTGTTGGCGAAGCGAATGCTTACATTGCGGAGCAAGAGCCATGGAAGCTTGCTAAGGATGAGTCGCAGCGTGAGCGTTTGGCTACAGTGCTGTGGACTGCTTTGCAGGTTGTGTCTGACTGCAACGTGCTTCTTACCCCGTACTTGCCTCACATTGCCCAGCAGGTGCATGAGACGCTAGGACGCGATGGTGTGTGGGCTGCTAAGCCGCAGATCGTTGAGGTTACTGACGACATGCCCGTTGAACCTATTGGCGTGGGTATTCCAGAGGCTGGTCAGACCTACCCTGTGATTATGGGTGACTACGTAGCACAGCAGGCACGGTGGGCGCGTATCGACGTTCAACCTAGTACTGCACTATCGAAGCCGAAGCCGCTCATTGCCAAGTTGGATCCAGAGCTTGGAGAAACCGGCCCTGAGTGGGCTCCAGTTAATCCGTAG